One window from the genome of Lasioglossum baleicum chromosome 9, iyLasBale1, whole genome shotgun sequence encodes:
- the Acxd gene encoding adenylyl cyclase X D isoform X2 → MDMAVSVENCVPDVVVCIVGSALLCPVIALSFRSKIIAKNSYWPVMLSCLIVVLLVVGDLAVPMYYTLTYTEDIPPIRPAYATHALLACYVFLPLTENLHAFILGITATICYLAALSLITYRNTSDYVTQVITDTIYFICVNGLGLYFRFMNEVVIRRSFLDRRKCVESTLRLNYEKDQEEQLTRSILPQHIAAKIKKDFRDIFKFMEEHKQPPAKGRPHSDLCVETHNNVSILYADVVNFSGLTVALPVRKLVETLNDLFGSFDEASERHNVLRIKFLGDCYYCVSGVPTPNSQHAKSCVDLGLDMIKIIREVRARVRRESGVDVNMRIGVHSGNIISGILGANKWQYDVWSRDVVIANKMEQTGKPGKVHVTQQTLDLVDATEYDCVPVESLNDEILKKYEIRSYLITPSLPDEPLPTQNSENTLTVITPDSPPAANKQYVRFYNVRPSSVNAGAKNSRRLTGNMNNHVDVLAYRRRTHFMDSCLKDYHLMLKAADAEMETAIKQMPLTKWEQWCKWESINPLLLTFRQWSWEIPFLKEPDPLFKFYVSCATFVLIFMGLIYLVPTLSFSEWHVSTAISYSVAMLFLIVLMPIAWMHFAWNRYKDPHDECEGHVPHPRNKILCFLYQSSVKVVWSAYLRTILYLVITIMLAACAMFDMIFECKNVDKLASNNITSSISQPGAAEFECTATPWQMTQTCSLAILTSFLFLRVHYLLKLVIGVAVVGFYSGNVWIHRANLFQSGERLNPHLEPRLAHILSVVFLTFSLHLIDRQAEYLSRLDYIWKRQLTKEQDEAFHTRNANKLLLRNILPEHVAEFYLNMNRSEENEPYHEAHNNVAVMFASLTDVSIDESNILEALNAIICEFDKLLFQSPFVCQIEKIKIAGTTYMAACGLEAGRRDSMHSTESEEVCSDNVVKVMAEFAAEMIAVLDKLNAKLFYTKPYRLRIGISHGEVTAGVVGAQKPLYDIWGDAVNMASRMDTTGLPGKIQVTADTAAVLEQQGVKCHLRGETYVKPKGFVTTYFVGLDEKRKLLRTDSVEETSL, encoded by the exons ATGGACATGGCC GTCAGCGTCGAGAACTGCGTGCCGGACGTTGTCGTCTGCATCGTTGGCAGCGCGTTGCTATGCCCAGTGATAGCCTTGTCCTTCCGGTCGAAGATCATCGCTAAGAACAGCTACTGGCCAGTGATGTTGTCCTGTTTGATCGTGGTGTTGCTGGTGGTCGGCGATCTAGCCGTGCCCATGTATTACACCCTCACCTACACGGAGGACATACCGCCGATAAG ACCGGCGTACGCGACGCACGCTTTGCTGGCCTGTTACGTCTTCTTGCCGCTGACGGAGAATCTGCACGCTTTCATACTCGGGATCACGGCCACCATATGCTACCTGGCCGCGCTCTCGTTAATCACTTACAGAAACACGTCCGATTACGTTACCCAG GTAATCACGGACACGATATACTTTATTTGCGTGAATGGCCTAGGATTGTACTTCAGGTTCATGAACGAGGTCGTTATCAGACGGTCCTTTCTCGACCGCCGGAAGTGCGTTGAGTCCACGCTGAGATTGAACTATGAGAAAGATCAGGAA GAACAACTCACCCGAAGTATATTGCCGCAACATATAGCCgccaaaattaaaaaagatttcAGGGACATATTCAAATTCATGGAGGAGCACAAGCAGCCTCCGGCCAAGGGACGACCTCACAG TGATCTGTGCGTCGAGACGCACAACAACGTGAGCATTCTGTACGCGGACGTGGTCAACTTTTCTGGACTGACCGTGGCCCTGCCGGTACGAAAACTAGTAGAAACGCTGAACGACCTGTTCGGCAGCTTCGACGAGGCTTCCGAGAGGCACAACGTTCTGCGGATCAAGTTTCTGGGTGACTGTTATTACTGCGTGAGTGGAGTGCCCACGCCAAACTCGCAGCATGCGAAAAGCTGCGTGGATCTGG GACTGGACATGATAAAGATCATAAGAGAGGTGAGAGCAAGGGTGCGCCGTGAAAGCGGCGTGGACGTGAACATGCGGATAGGTGTCCATTCTGGGAACATAATATCTGGTATACTGGGAGCCAACAAGTGGCAGTACGACGTTTGGTCACGCGATGTGGTTATAGCTAATAAAATGGAGCAAACCGGGAAGCCCGGCAAGGTGCACGTGACGCAACAAACGTTGGATCTCGTGGACGCGACCGAGTACGATTGCGTACCGGTCGAGTCCTTAAACGATGAGATTCTGAAGAAATACGAAATCCGCAGCTATCTGATCACGCCCTCGCTTCCCGACGAGCCGTTGCCTACGCAG AACAGCGAGAACACCTTGACAGTCATCACTCCGGACTCCCCTCCGGCGGCTAACAAACAATACGTGCGATTCTACAACGTTCGACCGTCGAGCGTCAACGCCGGAGCCAAGAACAGCAGACGGCTGACGGGCAATATGAACAATCATGTCGACGTGCTGGCTTACAGACGGCGCACCCACTTCATGGACTCTTGCCTGAAGGATTACCACCTGATGCTGAAAGCCGCGGACGCCGAGATGGAGACCGCAATTAAGCAAATGCCACTCACCAAGTGGGA ACAATGGTGCAAATGGGAGAGCATAAACCCGTTACTGCTAACGTTCCGTCAGTGGAGCTGGGAGATACCGTTCTTAAAGGAGCCAGATCCCCTTTTCAAGTTCTACGTCAGCTGCGCCACGTTCGTGCTAATTTTTATGGGACTTATTTACTTGGTACCTACGCTTTCTTTCTCCGA GTGGCACGTGAGCACAGCGATCAGTTATTCGGTAGCGATGCTGTTCTTGATCGTCCTGATGCCAATCGCCTGGATGCATTTCGCGTGGAACCGGTACAAGGACCCGCACGACGAGTGCGAAGGCCACGTTCCTCATCCACGCAATAAAATCTTGTGCTTCCTGTATCAGAGCAGTGTGAAA GTTGTCTGGAGCGCGTATCTCAGGACTATACTTTACTTGGTCATAACGATCATGCTAGCTGCGTGTGCGATGTTTGATATGATT TTTGAATGTAAGAACGTGGACAAACTGGCAAGTAATAATATCACGTCAAGCATATCGCAGCCGGGTGCTGCTGAATTCGAGTGCACAGCTACACCCTGG CAAATGACGCAAACCTGCTCTCTAGCAATCCTAACGAGCTTTTTGTTTCTGAGAGTCCATTATCTCTTAAAGCTAGTGATAGGTGTCGCTGTAGTTGGATTTTACTCGGGGAACGTTTGGATACATCGTGCGAATTTGTTTCAG TCGGGCGAAAGATTGAATCCACACTTGGAACCAAGACTGGCGCACATTTTAAGCGTAGTTTTCCTCACATTTTCCTTGCACCTCATTGATCGTCAG GCAGAGTACTTGAGCAGGCTGGATTACATTTGGAAACGACAGCTAACAAAAGAACAGGACGAGGCGTTCCACACAAGAAACGCTAACAAACTGTTACTTCGTAATATCTTGCCAGAACATGTTG CGGAATTCTACTTGAACATGAACAGAAGCGAAGAGAACGAACCATACCATGAAGCTCATAATAACGTAGCGGTCATGTTCGCTTCGCTAACGGACGTCAGCATCGACGAGAGTAACATTCTGGAGGCCCTGAACGCGATCATTTGTGAATTTGATAAATTATTGTTCCAATCGCCATTCGTTTGTCAAATTGAAAAGATCAAGATTGCTG GTACCACGTACATGGCAGCGTGCGGATTGGAAGCCGGTCGACGCGATTCGATGCACAGTACAGAAAGCGAAGAGGTGTGTAGTGACAATGTAGTGAAAGTGATGGCTGAATTTGCGGCTGAGATGATAGCAGTCCTCGACAAGCTGAATGCTAAGCTGTTTTATACGAAGCCTTACAG ATTGAGAATTGGTATATCCCATGGAGAGGTTACGGCAGGCGTAGTGGGTGCTCAAAAACCGTTGTACGACATTTGGGGAGACGCTGTGAACATGGCATCAAGAATGGACACGACAGGCCTCCCGGGCAAGATACAA GTGACGGCGGACACCGCTGCGGTCCTCGAGCAACAGGGCGTCAAGTGTCATCTTCGAGGAGAGACATACGTAAAACCAAAAGGCTTCGTAACGACATACTTCGTGGGCCTCGATGAGAAGCGGAAGCTCCTACGAACTGACTCTGTTGAGGAGACCAGCCTATGA
- the Acxd gene encoding adenylyl cyclase X D isoform X3 — MVSVENCVPDVVVCIVGSALLCPVIALSFRSKIIAKNSYWPVMLSCLIVVLLVVGDLAVPMYYTLTYTEDIPPIRPAYATHALLACYVFLPLTENLHAFILGITATICYLAALSLITYRNTSDYVTQVITDTIYFICVNGLGLYFRFMNEVVIRRSFLDRRKCVESTLRLNYEKDQEEQLTRSILPQHIAAKIKKDFRDIFKFMEEHKQPPAKGRPHSDLCVETHNNVSILYADVVNFSGLTVALPVRKLVETLNDLFGSFDEASERHNVLRIKFLGDCYYCVSGVPTPNSQHAKSCVDLGLDMIKIIREVRARVRRESGVDVNMRIGVHSGNIISGILGANKWQYDVWSRDVVIANKMEQTGKPGKVHVTQQTLDLVDATEYDCVPVESLNDEILKKYEIRSYLITPSLPDEPLPTQNSENTLTVITPDSPPAANKQYVRFYNVRPSSVNAGAKNSRRLTGNMNNHVDVLAYRRRTHFMDSCLKDYHLMLKAADAEMETAIKQMPLTKWEQWCKWESINPLLLTFRQWSWEIPFLKEPDPLFKFYVSCATFVLIFMGLIYLVPTLSFSEWHVSTAISYSVAMLFLIVLMPIAWMHFAWNRYKDPHDECEGHVPHPRNKILCFLYQSSVKVVWSAYLRTILYLVITIMLAACAMFDMIFECKNVDKLASNNITSSISQPGAAEFECTATPWQMTQTCSLAILTSFLFLRVHYLLKLVIGVAVVGFYSGNVWIHRANLFQSGERLNPHLEPRLAHILSVVFLTFSLHLIDRQAEYLSRLDYIWKRQLTKEQDEAFHTRNANKLLLRNILPEHVAEFYLNMNRSEENEPYHEAHNNVAVMFASLTDVSIDESNILEALNAIICEFDKLLFQSPFVCQIEKIKIAGTTYMAACGLEAGRRDSMHSTESEEVCSDNVVKVMAEFAAEMIAVLDKLNAKLFYTKPYRLRIGISHGEVTAGVVGAQKPLYDIWGDAVNMASRMDTTGLPGKIQVTADTAAVLEQQGVKCHLRGETYVKPKGFVTTYFVGLDEKRKLLRTDSVEETSL; from the exons ATG GTCAGCGTCGAGAACTGCGTGCCGGACGTTGTCGTCTGCATCGTTGGCAGCGCGTTGCTATGCCCAGTGATAGCCTTGTCCTTCCGGTCGAAGATCATCGCTAAGAACAGCTACTGGCCAGTGATGTTGTCCTGTTTGATCGTGGTGTTGCTGGTGGTCGGCGATCTAGCCGTGCCCATGTATTACACCCTCACCTACACGGAGGACATACCGCCGATAAG ACCGGCGTACGCGACGCACGCTTTGCTGGCCTGTTACGTCTTCTTGCCGCTGACGGAGAATCTGCACGCTTTCATACTCGGGATCACGGCCACCATATGCTACCTGGCCGCGCTCTCGTTAATCACTTACAGAAACACGTCCGATTACGTTACCCAG GTAATCACGGACACGATATACTTTATTTGCGTGAATGGCCTAGGATTGTACTTCAGGTTCATGAACGAGGTCGTTATCAGACGGTCCTTTCTCGACCGCCGGAAGTGCGTTGAGTCCACGCTGAGATTGAACTATGAGAAAGATCAGGAA GAACAACTCACCCGAAGTATATTGCCGCAACATATAGCCgccaaaattaaaaaagatttcAGGGACATATTCAAATTCATGGAGGAGCACAAGCAGCCTCCGGCCAAGGGACGACCTCACAG TGATCTGTGCGTCGAGACGCACAACAACGTGAGCATTCTGTACGCGGACGTGGTCAACTTTTCTGGACTGACCGTGGCCCTGCCGGTACGAAAACTAGTAGAAACGCTGAACGACCTGTTCGGCAGCTTCGACGAGGCTTCCGAGAGGCACAACGTTCTGCGGATCAAGTTTCTGGGTGACTGTTATTACTGCGTGAGTGGAGTGCCCACGCCAAACTCGCAGCATGCGAAAAGCTGCGTGGATCTGG GACTGGACATGATAAAGATCATAAGAGAGGTGAGAGCAAGGGTGCGCCGTGAAAGCGGCGTGGACGTGAACATGCGGATAGGTGTCCATTCTGGGAACATAATATCTGGTATACTGGGAGCCAACAAGTGGCAGTACGACGTTTGGTCACGCGATGTGGTTATAGCTAATAAAATGGAGCAAACCGGGAAGCCCGGCAAGGTGCACGTGACGCAACAAACGTTGGATCTCGTGGACGCGACCGAGTACGATTGCGTACCGGTCGAGTCCTTAAACGATGAGATTCTGAAGAAATACGAAATCCGCAGCTATCTGATCACGCCCTCGCTTCCCGACGAGCCGTTGCCTACGCAG AACAGCGAGAACACCTTGACAGTCATCACTCCGGACTCCCCTCCGGCGGCTAACAAACAATACGTGCGATTCTACAACGTTCGACCGTCGAGCGTCAACGCCGGAGCCAAGAACAGCAGACGGCTGACGGGCAATATGAACAATCATGTCGACGTGCTGGCTTACAGACGGCGCACCCACTTCATGGACTCTTGCCTGAAGGATTACCACCTGATGCTGAAAGCCGCGGACGCCGAGATGGAGACCGCAATTAAGCAAATGCCACTCACCAAGTGGGA ACAATGGTGCAAATGGGAGAGCATAAACCCGTTACTGCTAACGTTCCGTCAGTGGAGCTGGGAGATACCGTTCTTAAAGGAGCCAGATCCCCTTTTCAAGTTCTACGTCAGCTGCGCCACGTTCGTGCTAATTTTTATGGGACTTATTTACTTGGTACCTACGCTTTCTTTCTCCGA GTGGCACGTGAGCACAGCGATCAGTTATTCGGTAGCGATGCTGTTCTTGATCGTCCTGATGCCAATCGCCTGGATGCATTTCGCGTGGAACCGGTACAAGGACCCGCACGACGAGTGCGAAGGCCACGTTCCTCATCCACGCAATAAAATCTTGTGCTTCCTGTATCAGAGCAGTGTGAAA GTTGTCTGGAGCGCGTATCTCAGGACTATACTTTACTTGGTCATAACGATCATGCTAGCTGCGTGTGCGATGTTTGATATGATT TTTGAATGTAAGAACGTGGACAAACTGGCAAGTAATAATATCACGTCAAGCATATCGCAGCCGGGTGCTGCTGAATTCGAGTGCACAGCTACACCCTGG CAAATGACGCAAACCTGCTCTCTAGCAATCCTAACGAGCTTTTTGTTTCTGAGAGTCCATTATCTCTTAAAGCTAGTGATAGGTGTCGCTGTAGTTGGATTTTACTCGGGGAACGTTTGGATACATCGTGCGAATTTGTTTCAG TCGGGCGAAAGATTGAATCCACACTTGGAACCAAGACTGGCGCACATTTTAAGCGTAGTTTTCCTCACATTTTCCTTGCACCTCATTGATCGTCAG GCAGAGTACTTGAGCAGGCTGGATTACATTTGGAAACGACAGCTAACAAAAGAACAGGACGAGGCGTTCCACACAAGAAACGCTAACAAACTGTTACTTCGTAATATCTTGCCAGAACATGTTG CGGAATTCTACTTGAACATGAACAGAAGCGAAGAGAACGAACCATACCATGAAGCTCATAATAACGTAGCGGTCATGTTCGCTTCGCTAACGGACGTCAGCATCGACGAGAGTAACATTCTGGAGGCCCTGAACGCGATCATTTGTGAATTTGATAAATTATTGTTCCAATCGCCATTCGTTTGTCAAATTGAAAAGATCAAGATTGCTG GTACCACGTACATGGCAGCGTGCGGATTGGAAGCCGGTCGACGCGATTCGATGCACAGTACAGAAAGCGAAGAGGTGTGTAGTGACAATGTAGTGAAAGTGATGGCTGAATTTGCGGCTGAGATGATAGCAGTCCTCGACAAGCTGAATGCTAAGCTGTTTTATACGAAGCCTTACAG ATTGAGAATTGGTATATCCCATGGAGAGGTTACGGCAGGCGTAGTGGGTGCTCAAAAACCGTTGTACGACATTTGGGGAGACGCTGTGAACATGGCATCAAGAATGGACACGACAGGCCTCCCGGGCAAGATACAA GTGACGGCGGACACCGCTGCGGTCCTCGAGCAACAGGGCGTCAAGTGTCATCTTCGAGGAGAGACATACGTAAAACCAAAAGGCTTCGTAACGACATACTTCGTGGGCCTCGATGAGAAGCGGAAGCTCCTACGAACTGACTCTGTTGAGGAGACCAGCCTATGA
- the Acxd gene encoding adenylyl cyclase X D isoform X1, whose product MDVELVTRASLNSLQVVDDARIVSPNSLDEWTWSNLRKQFKVKDLEKLFTVYQRRFQYAYLSLFVLLQLVLGPTYCLILVTMVSVENCVPDVVVCIVGSALLCPVIALSFRSKIIAKNSYWPVMLSCLIVVLLVVGDLAVPMYYTLTYTEDIPPIRPAYATHALLACYVFLPLTENLHAFILGITATICYLAALSLITYRNTSDYVTQVITDTIYFICVNGLGLYFRFMNEVVIRRSFLDRRKCVESTLRLNYEKDQEEQLTRSILPQHIAAKIKKDFRDIFKFMEEHKQPPAKGRPHSDLCVETHNNVSILYADVVNFSGLTVALPVRKLVETLNDLFGSFDEASERHNVLRIKFLGDCYYCVSGVPTPNSQHAKSCVDLGLDMIKIIREVRARVRRESGVDVNMRIGVHSGNIISGILGANKWQYDVWSRDVVIANKMEQTGKPGKVHVTQQTLDLVDATEYDCVPVESLNDEILKKYEIRSYLITPSLPDEPLPTQNSENTLTVITPDSPPAANKQYVRFYNVRPSSVNAGAKNSRRLTGNMNNHVDVLAYRRRTHFMDSCLKDYHLMLKAADAEMETAIKQMPLTKWEQWCKWESINPLLLTFRQWSWEIPFLKEPDPLFKFYVSCATFVLIFMGLIYLVPTLSFSEWHVSTAISYSVAMLFLIVLMPIAWMHFAWNRYKDPHDECEGHVPHPRNKILCFLYQSSVKVVWSAYLRTILYLVITIMLAACAMFDMIFECKNVDKLASNNITSSISQPGAAEFECTATPWQMTQTCSLAILTSFLFLRVHYLLKLVIGVAVVGFYSGNVWIHRANLFQSGERLNPHLEPRLAHILSVVFLTFSLHLIDRQAEYLSRLDYIWKRQLTKEQDEAFHTRNANKLLLRNILPEHVAEFYLNMNRSEENEPYHEAHNNVAVMFASLTDVSIDESNILEALNAIICEFDKLLFQSPFVCQIEKIKIAGTTYMAACGLEAGRRDSMHSTESEEVCSDNVVKVMAEFAAEMIAVLDKLNAKLFYTKPYRLRIGISHGEVTAGVVGAQKPLYDIWGDAVNMASRMDTTGLPGKIQVTADTAAVLEQQGVKCHLRGETYVKPKGFVTTYFVGLDEKRKLLRTDSVEETSL is encoded by the exons AAACAGTTCAAAGTTAAGGACCTAGAGAAGCTGTTCACAGTATACCAGAGGAGGTTTCAGTATGCTTACCTGTCGCTGTTCGTTCTGCTACAATTGGTCCTCGGTCCCACGTATTGTCTGATCCTGGTTACGATG GTCAGCGTCGAGAACTGCGTGCCGGACGTTGTCGTCTGCATCGTTGGCAGCGCGTTGCTATGCCCAGTGATAGCCTTGTCCTTCCGGTCGAAGATCATCGCTAAGAACAGCTACTGGCCAGTGATGTTGTCCTGTTTGATCGTGGTGTTGCTGGTGGTCGGCGATCTAGCCGTGCCCATGTATTACACCCTCACCTACACGGAGGACATACCGCCGATAAG ACCGGCGTACGCGACGCACGCTTTGCTGGCCTGTTACGTCTTCTTGCCGCTGACGGAGAATCTGCACGCTTTCATACTCGGGATCACGGCCACCATATGCTACCTGGCCGCGCTCTCGTTAATCACTTACAGAAACACGTCCGATTACGTTACCCAG GTAATCACGGACACGATATACTTTATTTGCGTGAATGGCCTAGGATTGTACTTCAGGTTCATGAACGAGGTCGTTATCAGACGGTCCTTTCTCGACCGCCGGAAGTGCGTTGAGTCCACGCTGAGATTGAACTATGAGAAAGATCAGGAA GAACAACTCACCCGAAGTATATTGCCGCAACATATAGCCgccaaaattaaaaaagatttcAGGGACATATTCAAATTCATGGAGGAGCACAAGCAGCCTCCGGCCAAGGGACGACCTCACAG TGATCTGTGCGTCGAGACGCACAACAACGTGAGCATTCTGTACGCGGACGTGGTCAACTTTTCTGGACTGACCGTGGCCCTGCCGGTACGAAAACTAGTAGAAACGCTGAACGACCTGTTCGGCAGCTTCGACGAGGCTTCCGAGAGGCACAACGTTCTGCGGATCAAGTTTCTGGGTGACTGTTATTACTGCGTGAGTGGAGTGCCCACGCCAAACTCGCAGCATGCGAAAAGCTGCGTGGATCTGG GACTGGACATGATAAAGATCATAAGAGAGGTGAGAGCAAGGGTGCGCCGTGAAAGCGGCGTGGACGTGAACATGCGGATAGGTGTCCATTCTGGGAACATAATATCTGGTATACTGGGAGCCAACAAGTGGCAGTACGACGTTTGGTCACGCGATGTGGTTATAGCTAATAAAATGGAGCAAACCGGGAAGCCCGGCAAGGTGCACGTGACGCAACAAACGTTGGATCTCGTGGACGCGACCGAGTACGATTGCGTACCGGTCGAGTCCTTAAACGATGAGATTCTGAAGAAATACGAAATCCGCAGCTATCTGATCACGCCCTCGCTTCCCGACGAGCCGTTGCCTACGCAG AACAGCGAGAACACCTTGACAGTCATCACTCCGGACTCCCCTCCGGCGGCTAACAAACAATACGTGCGATTCTACAACGTTCGACCGTCGAGCGTCAACGCCGGAGCCAAGAACAGCAGACGGCTGACGGGCAATATGAACAATCATGTCGACGTGCTGGCTTACAGACGGCGCACCCACTTCATGGACTCTTGCCTGAAGGATTACCACCTGATGCTGAAAGCCGCGGACGCCGAGATGGAGACCGCAATTAAGCAAATGCCACTCACCAAGTGGGA ACAATGGTGCAAATGGGAGAGCATAAACCCGTTACTGCTAACGTTCCGTCAGTGGAGCTGGGAGATACCGTTCTTAAAGGAGCCAGATCCCCTTTTCAAGTTCTACGTCAGCTGCGCCACGTTCGTGCTAATTTTTATGGGACTTATTTACTTGGTACCTACGCTTTCTTTCTCCGA GTGGCACGTGAGCACAGCGATCAGTTATTCGGTAGCGATGCTGTTCTTGATCGTCCTGATGCCAATCGCCTGGATGCATTTCGCGTGGAACCGGTACAAGGACCCGCACGACGAGTGCGAAGGCCACGTTCCTCATCCACGCAATAAAATCTTGTGCTTCCTGTATCAGAGCAGTGTGAAA GTTGTCTGGAGCGCGTATCTCAGGACTATACTTTACTTGGTCATAACGATCATGCTAGCTGCGTGTGCGATGTTTGATATGATT TTTGAATGTAAGAACGTGGACAAACTGGCAAGTAATAATATCACGTCAAGCATATCGCAGCCGGGTGCTGCTGAATTCGAGTGCACAGCTACACCCTGG CAAATGACGCAAACCTGCTCTCTAGCAATCCTAACGAGCTTTTTGTTTCTGAGAGTCCATTATCTCTTAAAGCTAGTGATAGGTGTCGCTGTAGTTGGATTTTACTCGGGGAACGTTTGGATACATCGTGCGAATTTGTTTCAG TCGGGCGAAAGATTGAATCCACACTTGGAACCAAGACTGGCGCACATTTTAAGCGTAGTTTTCCTCACATTTTCCTTGCACCTCATTGATCGTCAG GCAGAGTACTTGAGCAGGCTGGATTACATTTGGAAACGACAGCTAACAAAAGAACAGGACGAGGCGTTCCACACAAGAAACGCTAACAAACTGTTACTTCGTAATATCTTGCCAGAACATGTTG CGGAATTCTACTTGAACATGAACAGAAGCGAAGAGAACGAACCATACCATGAAGCTCATAATAACGTAGCGGTCATGTTCGCTTCGCTAACGGACGTCAGCATCGACGAGAGTAACATTCTGGAGGCCCTGAACGCGATCATTTGTGAATTTGATAAATTATTGTTCCAATCGCCATTCGTTTGTCAAATTGAAAAGATCAAGATTGCTG GTACCACGTACATGGCAGCGTGCGGATTGGAAGCCGGTCGACGCGATTCGATGCACAGTACAGAAAGCGAAGAGGTGTGTAGTGACAATGTAGTGAAAGTGATGGCTGAATTTGCGGCTGAGATGATAGCAGTCCTCGACAAGCTGAATGCTAAGCTGTTTTATACGAAGCCTTACAG ATTGAGAATTGGTATATCCCATGGAGAGGTTACGGCAGGCGTAGTGGGTGCTCAAAAACCGTTGTACGACATTTGGGGAGACGCTGTGAACATGGCATCAAGAATGGACACGACAGGCCTCCCGGGCAAGATACAA GTGACGGCGGACACCGCTGCGGTCCTCGAGCAACAGGGCGTCAAGTGTCATCTTCGAGGAGAGACATACGTAAAACCAAAAGGCTTCGTAACGACATACTTCGTGGGCCTCGATGAGAAGCGGAAGCTCCTACGAACTGACTCTGTTGAGGAGACCAGCCTATGA